Genomic DNA from Flavobacterium sp. N502540:
GGAACAATATAACTACCAAAAGCAAAATGACAAACATAACATAAGTCATAATTATGGTGCTGGTGCGTTATTTCACCACTTGGATCATTGTAATCGTGGTGGCATTGTTTTTCTGAAAGCTGCTTTACAATATGCTCATAACTGTGTATGGACTGAAAGAATATTGAGAACAATATCATCAGAACCAAAGAAACACTTAATATGAACTGTTTTCTTTTCATGACACACAAAGGTATAAAAGATAGAAGAAAAATAGATTTATTTTTTAGATTCTGTTAACGATTCATTGAAAAAAGTTTAGAAAAGGTGTTTTTTTTGGATCGAAAAGCGAATAATTACATTCAAATGGTATCCTGAACTGGCATTATATTATATTTGTAATTGAAATAAAACTACCCTAAAAAACGTTTACTTGAAAAACTCTTTAAAACCAAAATACGATATGCGACTACTATTTAGCTGTTTGTTTTTAGTATCGTTTTTTAATTCTTTTGCCCAGGAAGTAAAGCCGGAGGTCAAACCGGAAGTGAAGCCTGTTGTTAGAATAGATTCACTATATCGGGAAGATCAGTTTTATTTTTCGGTTACCTATAATCTTCTGACCCAGATTCCACAAGGGCTTAAACAAAATAAATTCTCTGTCGGGCTTTCTACCGGTTTTCTGCGTGATATGCCAATCAATAAAAGCAGAACGGTTGCCATTGCAACGGGTTTGGGTTTGAGTTATCAAAATTATAACCAGAACCTGACTATTGCTAAAGGTGCAGATGGTAAGTTGACTTATGAAGTAACCGATTACAATGATATTAAATCAAACCGATACAAACAGTATATGGTTGATCTTCCGATAGAATTTCGTTGGAGAAATTCGACCTACGAAAGTTATAGATTCTGGAGAATTTATGGAGGATTTAAACTAAGCTATGTTTTTTCTAATAAGTCTCTTTTAGACACCGGAGAAGAGTCTCATAAAATTTCGAACAATCCTGATATAAACAGACTTCAGTACAGCGTATACATGGCCGTTGGTTATAACACCTGGAATCTTTACCTCAATTATGGACTAAACCCCTTGTTTAAAAATGTAACAACGGTTTCAGGGCAAAACATTAATGTAAGAACGCTGAATGCGGGATTAATTTTCTACATTTTATAGCCATAAATACAGAAATAATAACTGCGGTAAAATTCCAATAAAAGTTCCGATTACTAACTCATTAGGAGAATGAGCTTCCATTTCTAAGCGTGATGAAGCGACAATTCCCGTCATTAAAATCAGAAAAGCACTCCAATAAGGATTTTGCAATTGAAGATGTGTGTTCAGCCCAATTACAAAAATGGTGAATCCGCTAAGGGCCATCATGTGTAAGCTTGCTTTTATTTTAAAAAGGGAGCAAATCAAGGCCAAAATGGTACTAAACAAAGCGCCCAGAAAAAAGAAATGTAATTCAGGGTAACGGCTAATGACGATGCTTCGTTTTACCAGTAAAATATACAAAAAGCACTGTAAAATCAGAGGGATTTTGCGTTGTGAAGTTTCATGAATCATAATAGAATTCACATGCCCCGTCGAACGTAGTAAAAGGTAAAACAGTATGGGTACTAAAATGGTGATGATCAGAATTTGAAGCAGCACATAATATTTTTCCTGAGTACTAAAGAGATCATGCTTGAAGAAAAGATAAAACAAGGTGGCGTACATCGATATAAAAATCGGATGAAAGATATAGGAGAATAGAGGCAGGATTCTTTTCAAAACGTTGTATTTAGTGGTGTTAAGCAAATATAAACAAATAATGTTTTTTTGCTACGAATCGTGCGAATTAGCAGGAGTTAAAATTCGTGTAATTCGCAACAAACTTTTTATTAATCTGTGGCAAAAGATGTCACAAAGAATTAGTGAAAATTTGTGAAATTCATGGTAAACCTTTTTTTAAATTTGACAAAAAGAAAATCTTAATGAGCATAAATGTAAAAAGCCTTATCCCGGTTCTCAATGCCGAATGGACAGGTTCAGATTCTGATGTTTTTGTTGACCATATTTCGATCGACAGCCGTTCTCTACAAAACGGTTCCAAAACTTTGTTTATTGCCCTGTCAGGGATTAATAATGATGCTCATTTGTATATTGCAGAATTGATAGAAAAAGGAGTTCAGAATTTTGTAGTACAGCATATTCCTGAGAATGTAAAAGGAAAAGCTCATTTTTTGGTGGTCAAAAATACACTACAAGCTTTACAGGAATTTGCGGGCTATTATAGAGATTTGTTTCATTTTCCAATTATCGGATTGACCGGAAGTAATGGTAAAACGATAGTAAAGGAATGGCTTAATTTCTTGTTGAGCCCGGACTATAATATTATCCGAAGCCCTAAAAGTTATAACTCTCAGGTTGGCGTTCCGTTATCTGTAATTGCCATTAATGAAAAACATAATCTGGGAATTTTCGAAGCCGGAATATCTACGGTTAATGAAATGGTGAAACTCGAAAGAATCATCAAACCTAATATTGGAGTTTTAACCAGTATCGGTTCGGCACATGATGAAGGATTTAAAAATCTGGAAGAGAAAATAGACGAAAAGTTATTGCTTTTTAAAAATTCAACAGTCATTATTTATCAGAACAACAAGCTTGTAGACGTATGTCTTGCAAAGTTAAGTCTGAACTATTTTTTATCGGAACGAGTACTTTTTTCATGGAGTTTCACTGATGAATCGGCAGATGTTTTTGTCGTGAAGCATATTAATGAGGATGAAACGACCAGTATTCAGGCCCGTTATAAAAATGAAATTTTTGACTTGGAAATTCCATTCAGTGATTCCGCTTCCATAGAAAATGCGATCTCCTGTCTGTCGGTTTTACTGTATATGAAGTACGATGCAGAAACCATTCAGAATCGATTTCAGAATTTGTACCCCGTGCAAATGCGTCTGGAGGTAAAAAATGGAATCAACAATTGCAGCATCATTGACGATAGTTACAGTTCAGACTTTCAGTCACTCAAGATAGCATTGGATTTTTTAGAAAGCCAGCAGAAAAAGAACGCATCAAAAACAGTTATTTTGTCGGATATTTTTCAAAGCGGATTTTCAAATGAAGAATTGTATACCAAAGTAGCACAGTTAATTGAGGATAATAAAATAAACCGTGTCATTGGGATAGGAGAAACGATTTCTTCCTTTGCCGCTAAATTCTCAAACTGTATTACTTTTCCAAATACAGCTGAATTTATTACGCAAATGGAGAGTCTGAATTTCGAAAATGAAGCCATTTTAATCAAAGGAGCGAGATCGTTTCAGTTTGAAGAAATTGTGTCATTACTCGAAGAAAAAACGCATGAAACGATTCTGGAGATCAATCTGAATTCGATTAGCCACAATCTGAATTACTATAAATCGAAATTAGCGACTAACGTTAAGCTAATGGTGATGGTTAAAGCATTTGGTTATGGAAACGGTGGACTTGAAATTGCGAAACTGCTTGAACATCACAAAGTAGATTATTTGGGTGTGGCTTTTGCCGATGAAGGAATCTCTCTAAAAAATGGTGGAATAAAACTACCAATTATGGTTCTGAATCCGGAATCGACCAGTTTTCCTTCGATTATACTGTATCATTTAGAACCCGAAATTTATAGTATTAAAGGATTAAAAGCATTTTTAAAAATTGCAAGAGAAAAGAATCTTAAAGATTTTCCAATTCACATCAAGCTGGATACCGGAATGCATCGTTTGGGTTTTGAAGAAAATACACTGGAGGAACTGATTGAAACTCTCAGAGGAAATTCGACCGTAAAAGTAAAAAGTGTGCTGTCGCATTTGGCAACAAGCGACGAAGTGAAGCATTTTGATTTTGTGAGATCCCAGATTCGTCTGTTTGAAAATCTGTCCTTAAAATTGATTACGGCTCTGGATATTAATCCGATTCGTCATATTCTCAATACTTCCGGAATAAGTAATTTTCCGGACGCACAATACAACATGGTACGTTTAGGAATTGGTTTATATGGAGTTTCAAACGATCCTGCTGAGCAAAAATATCTGGAAAATGTAGGTACTCTGAAATCAATTATCTCTCAGGTACGAACAATTCCGGAGGGAGACAGTGTTGGTTACGGACGTCGTTTTATGGCAGATAAAGAAACCAGAGTTGCCACCATACCTATTGGATATGCAGATGGAATTTCGCGCTTATGGGGAAATAAAGTTGGGTATGTGGTGATTAAGGACCAAAAAGCGTTCATTTTAGGGAGTGTTTGTATGGACATGCTCATGGTCGATGTCACCGATATCGATTGTAAAGAAGGTGACTCGGTAATTGTTTTTGGAGAAAGTCCAACGGTTATAGAAATGGCAACTGCTTTAAAAACAATACCGTATGAAATTATGACCAGCATATCACAGCGGGTAAAAAGAGTGTTTTTTAGATAATTTTAACAAATTGTCAATAAAATTACGTATTTTCGAAAATCAATTAAGTATAAACTAAAATAATCGATTATGGGATTTTTTGCAGATTTTAAAGCTTCTTTGCTGAAAGGTGATGTGTTGAGTTTAGCAACAGCAGTTGTTATTGGTGGTGCATTTGGAAAAATAGTGGGTTCTGCTGTGGACGATATTATTATGCCAGTTGTTGGTTTACTTACAGGAGGAATTGATTTTACTCAAAAGTTTGTTACACTCGATGGTAATAGTTATCCAAATTTAGCCGCTGCTAAAGCCGCCGGAGCCGCAGTAATTACCTATGGAAATTTGGTTCAGGCAATCATTAATTTTGTAATTATATCGTTTTTTGTATTTGTGGTATTAAGAGCTGCAGATAAAGCAAAGAAAAAAGAAACAGTAGTCGAGGCAGCACCTGTCGGACCAACTCAAGAAGAGCTACTTACGCAAATTAGAGATTTGCTTAAAAAATAATTCCGCTACACTAAGTCTAACTAAACCGTTCCTTAACTGGGGCGGTTTTTTTACTTTTTGTTTGTTTTGTAACATTTTGTTATTTTTTGTGAAGGGCGTTGTTTTGACTTTTATTATGTATACTTTTGCATAACAAAATAAATTAATTCATACTAAACATATAAAAATGAGAATAGCAGTCGTAGGTGCCACTGGTATGGTTGGCGAAGTAATGCTTAAAGTTTTAGCAGAAAGAAATTTTCCCGTTACAGAGTTAATTCCGGTAGCTTCTGAGAAATCAGTAGGAAAAGAAATTGAATATAAAGGAACAAAATACAAAGTGGTAGGACTGCAGACAGCAGTGGATATGAAAGCTGATATTGCTGTTTTTTCGGCAGGAGGTGAAACTTCGCTGGAATGGGCTCCAAAATTTGCTGCAGCCGGTACAACTGTTATTGACAATTCATCAGCATGGAGAATGGATCCGACTAAGAAATTAGTGGTTCCTGAAATCAACGCTTCGACTTTAACCAAAGAAGATAAAATTATCGCAAACCCAAACTGTTCCACTATTCAAATGGTGTTGACTTTGGCTCCATTGCACAGAAAATACAACATTAAGAGAATTATAGTTTCTACGTATCAATCGATCACCGGAACGGGTGTAAAAGCGGTAAGACAGTTAGAAAATGAGTACGCCGGAGTTCAGGGTGAATTGGCTTATAAATATCCAATTCACAGAAATGCCATTCCACATTGCGACAGTTTTGAAGAAAACGGATACACTAAAGAAGAAATGAAATTAGTTCGTGAGACTCAAAAGATTCTGGGTGATAATACGATTAGAGTAACGGCTACAGCAGTTCGTGTACCGGTTGTTGGCGGACACAGTGAGGCAGTAAACGTTGAGTTTACGAATGATTTTGATGTAAATGAAGTACGTGAAATTTTACACCATACAGATGGAGTAGTAGTTCAGGATAACTTAGATACCTTTACTTATCCAATGCCATTGTTTGCAGAAGGTAAAAATGACGTTTTTGTAGGTAGAATTCGTCGTGACGAAAGCCAGCCAAATACTTTAAACCTATGGATTGTTGCCGATAACCTGAGAAAAGGAGCTGCAACAAATACCATTCAAATCGCTGAGTATTTAATCGCGGCAGGTTTGGTATAAACAGAGATTAAATTAAATTGTTATAGAGAGAAAGCCGTAATTGCAGCAATGCAGTTGCGGTTTTTTTGATGCATAAACTTAAAAATCATAAATTAGCTGTTGTAAAAATCAATGATATGAATTTCGATAATTATAAAATAATAGCCAATTACAATACTCATAAAACGGATTTGTTTGTAGCAGATGAAGAAGAGATCCTGGCTTGTGAGAAAACGCTAAACATTCTTTTTGATGAAGACTACAAAGCCTATGTTTCAGAATTCGGAAGTGGAATCCTTGGAGGAACCTACGTACGGATTTATCTTCCTGAAACCATAATGCTGACGCTCGATGAGTGGAGGAATCGCATAACGGAATATTGGTTTTGGGATGAAGGAAAGGATGTGCTTACGAAAGAGGAAGTTTTGAATTCAGTAAGAATAGGGGATACGTACGACGGCGATGAGATTGTTCTTTTAAAAAACGAATACTTTGTTCTGCCAAGATATAGTGAAATGATCTATAAAGCAGGGACTACACTTGAAGAAGCGATAACCTGGCTGTGTTCGTCGGGAATCCTGACAGAAGCATTTTCTGAAAGAAATTTTGAACCATTTAATCCAGGAGAAATTACGGAATAATTAATAAAAAAAGCTTTTATAATTATGGAATTACCTAGGTTTAAATATAGTCCTAATGCATACGAAATAGATGTTTTTACTGAAGAAGAAGGAATTTGTTCAATTTGTAGTGTAAAAAGAAACTTAAAATATACAGGTTCTTTTTATAGCATTGAAGAACCAGAATATATTTGTCCATGGTGTATTAATGATGGGAGTGTATCAAAAAAGTATAATGGAGAGTTTAATGATTATAGCGGTATTGAGAATGTATCTCCAGATCCTTCAATTCAAAGTAAAATCAATATTTCTGAGAAGCACTTATTGGAAGTATGCGAAAGAACGCCCAGCTACGTAAGCTGGCAACAAGAAGTATGGCTAACGCATTGTAATGAGCCGTGTGCTTTTATTGGTTATGCAAACAATAAAATTATCGAACCGTTTTTAGATGAGCTTAAAGAAGATATTGAGGTAAATATTGGTTATGATCCAGAGCTTATTCGTAAGTACTTAACAACTGACGGAAGCCTGGTCGGTTACTTATTTCAATGTGTAAACTGTGGACAGCATAGACTACATGCAGACTCTGATTAAGTAAGCCTGTCGATTAGTTTGTATGACAACCAAAAAAAGCGAGAATTTTTTAGTTCTCGCTTTTTTGTATTTAATATTCCGGGGCCAGTTCTAATTCCAGGCCTTCTAATTCTTCTGTAATAGGGATCTGACAACCTAAACGGCTATTAGATTTAACATAAAACGCTTCCGAAAGCATAGCCTCTTCTTCATCTCCCATTTCCGGTAATGCAACATCATTTAGAACGTAACACTGGCAAGAGGCACACATCGCCATTCCTCCGCAAGTTCCTTCAACAGGAAGTTCGTATGCTTTGCATAACTCCATTATGTTCATTGCCATATCAGTCGGAGCTTGTAATTCGTGTATAACTCCTTCTCGATCTTTAATCTTTATTAATACATCCATTTTAATTAGTGGAATTTTACTGGTTCGGATTTTATAACGTGAAAAAATCCTTAAATTATATTAACTGTTTTTGATACTAAATGCGTATTCTTTTTTGTTACCTTCTTTTAGGTGCATTTTTACACCAAGAGTATTTCCGTTTTTCTCTAATATTGTTACTATAGCAATTACAGAATAATAATCTTTATCAGATTGAAAAACCAAAGTCCCTTCATAAGTTGAATTCACCACTCCCTGTTTGTCTGTGGAAACGGATACTTTTCTTGGGTGAGAGAATTGTGCAACACTATAAGTCGCTTTATTGGCAAACTTTGCTTTCCCGCCACAAATGTCGAATAGAAAATCATAGTTTCCAATTCTCAGGCTTCCTTCTTCTTCGTTGGCATTAGTTGAGAATACAATCTGACCGGAGTATTTAAAATCTGACCATTCTTCTGATTCATTTAACCAAGCCTTGTCAACGACTAACGTTTGAGTGGTTTGTTGCGCATAATTTACAGCAACACAAAATAATAATAAAAACAGAGTGTAAAGCTTCTTCATAAAATTTAAGATTTAAGGGTTATGTGACAAATTTAATTAAATAAGTGACAATTCCTTAACTAAAACTCTTAAATATTTGTATTATATTTTGCTAAAAACGCAACAACTCATTTATTTAGTACTGTTTTTTTGCGAAATTACAAATCAAACAATATAAAGAGCTAATATTCTTGTTAAATCGATAAAATCGAATTGCTGAGAAAAATAGCCTTTTTTATTACATGATATTAACCACCGTTTCTATTTGTGGCGCATATTTTTTTATAGTGGTCTCAACTCCTGCTTTTAGCGTCATTTGATTTACACTACAGCTAATACATGCTCCTTCAAGACGCACTTTAACGTGTTTGTCGTCTTCTATAGAAATAAGCGTGATGTCTCCTCCATCAGAATTTAAAAAAGGTCTGATTTCGTCAAGAGCTAATAATACGTTGCTTGTTAATTCTTCTGTTGTCATAATTTTATCAATTAGAAAATTAGTCAATTAGAAAATGAGATAATTATCAAAATCATTCATTATCTCATTTTCAAATTATCTCATTATCTTATTTATATTAATTTTTTTTAACTGCTGAACATCCCGCCATAGTCGTAATTTTTATGGCTTCAGTTGCAGGTAAACTATGGTTTCTGTTTACAGTTTCCTGTACAACATTGCGTGTAATTTCTTCAAAAACGGTTTCGATTACCGAAGCAGTTTGTAAAGCAGCCGGACGACCGTAATCACCAGCTTCACGAATAGATTGTACAATTGGAACTTCTCCTAAAAAAGGAACGTTTAAGTCTTCGGCAAGATTTTTTGCTCCTTCTTGTCCAAAGATATAATATTTATTGTCAGGTAATTCTTCGGGTGTAAAATAAGCCATATTTTCTATAATTCCCAAAACAGGTACGTTAATGTTGTCCTGCATGAACATCGCCACTCCTTTTTTAGCATCAGCCAAAGCTACAGCCTGAGGAGTACTTACTACTACAGCTCCTGTAATTGGCAGCGATTGCATGATCGAAAGATGAATATCTCCTGTTCCCGGAGGTAAGTCGATTAACATAAAATCTAATTCTCCCCAATCAGCATCAAAAATCATTTGATTCAGTGCTTTTGCAGCCATTGGACCTCTCCAAATTACAGCCTGACTTGGCGCTGTAAAGAAACCGATAGAAAGTATTTTAATTTCATAGCTTTCGATAGGTTTCATTTTTGATTTTCCGTCAACAGTAATCGAAACCGGTTTTTCGTTTTCAACGTCAAACATAATTGGCATCGATGGTCCGTAGATATCGGCATCAAGAACACCAACTGAAAAGCCCATTTTAGCAAGCGTTACAGCAAGATTTGCAGTAACAGTCGATTTTCCAACTCCTCCCTTACCGGAAGCAACAGCAATAATATTTTTGATTCCAGGAATAGCGCGACCTTTAATTTCGTTTTTCTCCGGAGTTTCTACTTTAATATTTACTTTAATTTTTGCTTCTGGAGATACCAATTCATGGATTGTTTTTTTGATATCGTCTTCCGCTCTTTTTTTGATGTGCATTGCTGGTGTATGCAACACTAAGTCTACCACAACTTCATCACCAAAAGTAATGACATTGGCAACAGCGCCGCTTTCAACCATATTTTTTCCTTCTCCCGCTATAGTAATTGTTTCTAGAGCTTTAAGAATTTCTTTTCTGTCTAATTTCATTTTAATGGGCTATTTTCGATTGATCGAAATCGATTTAAAGTATTGTATTTATTTAAACTGATTTCAGACTGCAAAGATAACAGATTATGTTCGGATTCAAACCCTTTTTAAATTGTATTTATTGATATTGAGATTGCTCAAAATGATTCTTATACCTTGTTTTTGATTACGGAATCTAAAAAACGAGAGATCGCGTTTTATTTAGAAATAAAAAAACGGGGAAAACATAACAGGTAAACAGATAAAATTTAAGAATATGATCGTTAAAATATCAATAATCTTAGCTATATTTGAGTACCCTAAATTTGCGATTTCCAAATATTCTGAAAAATATACGAGAATTTGTCTTTGGGGGACAATTATAGGTTTTCGGTATTTTCTGAATAGAATTTAATCTTAAAATTTAAATCTGAAAAATATGCGAAATTTTACTTCTTCATCTGTAATTATTGCTGTTAGTTTTTTGCTGCTTTCTTTCGGATCTTCCGCTAAAGAGAGCGATGTAAGATACAAATTCAAAGCGTTTGACAATGTTTCTGCATCAAATAGATATCTTTTTAGAATGGCTGTTGATGCGGCAGCAATCAGTCAGTTTTACAAAAAATATCCCAATTTAAAAAAATACCAAAATGACGTTTTAGACCTGTATAAAAAAAAGGAGTATAAAATGATTTGGTACGATGAGAAAAGCGTGAGCGAATTTGGTGCACTGCTGTATCAGAAAGTACGCTTGCTCAATGAGCAGGGAATAAAGGCTACAATGCCTTATATGAATCTGGTAGATGATGTTTTTAACGAGAACGTAACAAACGATCTTCCTCAAATTGACACAGAACTGTTGTTGTCTAATATGTATGTGTTTTACGCAAGCAACGTTTACTCAGGAGTTGATCCGGCAACATTAAAGAAAATAGGATGGTTTCTTCCTGCAAAAACTATTTCGTATTCTAAAATATTAGATTCGCTTATGGTTGATCCTGACCGATTGAATAAAGATGAGAATCTTTTGTTTGGTCAGTACTACAAACTTAAATCGGTATTGAAAAGATACAGAAACATCGAGAAAAACAAGCAATGGACAAAAATTGATATTGACAGCATAAATTATAAAGACCTAAAGCCTTTTGATAGTGGTGTTGCCATCAAACAAATCAGACAGCGATTGTTTGTGGTGGGAGACTTGGCGCAAGATTCTAAAAGAGATGTATATGATGAGGAGATGATGGCCGGAGTTTTAAAGTATAAAAAAAGGTACGGACTGAAACTGAACTATACCTTAACCCGTGATCATATCAATCAGATGAATGAACCCATTGGTAATCGTATCAAAACGATCATGCTGAATATGGAACGCTGTCGATGGATACCCGCCTCATTAGCAAAGGCCAGCGAATACATAATGGTTAACATTCCGTCCTTCAGGCTGATTTATGTTAAAGATGGGAAATATGAACTTGTTTCGGATGTCTTTGTGGGAACCCGTATGACCGAGACTGTAATTTTTAGTGGTAATATGGATCGAATTGTATTTAGTCCGTATTGGTATGTTCCGCAGAGTATCATCAAAAATGAGCTGAAACTGAAAATGGCAGAAGATAAAAACTATCTGGCCGATCATAATATGGAATGGAACGGAGGGAATGTAAGACAAAAACCGGGACCTAAAAATTCTTTAGGATTAGTTAAATTCATGTTTCCAAATCCAAATGACATTTACCTGCACGATACGCCTGCAAAAAGTTTGTTTGATTTTGAAAAACGTATTTTCAGCCATGGCTGTATTAATGTTAAAGAGGCAAAACCATTGGCTTTGGCTATTTTGAAAGACAATCCCGACTGGCCGGTAGATAAAATCGATAAAGCGATGAGTGGCGAAAAAGAAACGACTTGTATGCTGAAAACCAAAATTCCAATTTATATCGGATATTTTACCGCCTGGGTAACTGATGACGGGGAGATTGGTTTTTACCCTGATGTTTACGACAGAGATAAACAGCTGGATAAGTTATTGTATTCCTATTCAGTTGTTTCGAAATAAAAAAGGAAACCCGCCAGATCAATATGATTTGGCGGGTTTCTTAAAAAAAATGGTCTACAAGTTTATATCAAATTTACTTACATTTTAGTCTAATGTTTTCTGATATAATGCCGATGTAATATGAAAATAGTACAATGCAATTGGACTATATTGAATATACAATCGGTATTATTCGTATTTTAAATATTTTAAGATATCAATCTTCGTTACCTGATAAGCTTTTGCTAAAACGATGATAAGCGTTAAACCTAACAGGGAAGCCAGAGCAATACTGAATGGAATTACCGAAACTCCAATTCGGAAGGCAAAGTTTTCCAGCCATTTTTGTAGCAAAATGTATGCCGGAATAATACCAATCACAAATCCAAGTAAACAGAAACCAACATATTGCTTGGATAGTTCTTTTAATAAAGCATCTGTTTCAGCGCCCAATGTTTTTCTAATGGCAATTTCTTTCAGTCTTCGTTCCATTGAAAAAGAAGCCAAAGCAAACAATCCAAAAATAGCGATGATGATGACCACAAGATTTAGAATGAAAAACAATTTTTTCTGTTTTACCTGTTCCTCATACGTTTTAGCAAAGC
This window encodes:
- a CDS encoding L,D-transpeptidase family protein, which encodes MRNFTSSSVIIAVSFLLLSFGSSAKESDVRYKFKAFDNVSASNRYLFRMAVDAAAISQFYKKYPNLKKYQNDVLDLYKKKEYKMIWYDEKSVSEFGALLYQKVRLLNEQGIKATMPYMNLVDDVFNENVTNDLPQIDTELLLSNMYVFYASNVYSGVDPATLKKIGWFLPAKTISYSKILDSLMVDPDRLNKDENLLFGQYYKLKSVLKRYRNIEKNKQWTKIDIDSINYKDLKPFDSGVAIKQIRQRLFVVGDLAQDSKRDVYDEEMMAGVLKYKKRYGLKLNYTLTRDHINQMNEPIGNRIKTIMLNMERCRWIPASLAKASEYIMVNIPSFRLIYVKDGKYELVSDVFVGTRMTETVIFSGNMDRIVFSPYWYVPQSIIKNELKLKMAEDKNYLADHNMEWNGGNVRQKPGPKNSLGLVKFMFPNPNDIYLHDTPAKSLFDFEKRIFSHGCINVKEAKPLALAILKDNPDWPVDKIDKAMSGEKETTCMLKTKIPIYIGYFTAWVTDDGEIGFYPDVYDRDKQLDKLLYSYSVVSK